In the genome of Drosophila subpulchrella strain 33 F10 #4 breed RU33 chromosome 2L, RU_Dsub_v1.1 Primary Assembly, whole genome shotgun sequence, one region contains:
- the LOC119546099 gene encoding adenylyl cyclase X E-like, producing the protein MLCTGKIDCDRDLFQLSYIESKLFHYEMKDDVCFTPWSFTNMISLILGVSYTFARIPFALKIFVSCCEAVAFVLIVFFQFAFNFQHSATTIPFMKAEVSHCLRVCMMLATMYAKERQSEFNTKMNYKLNVDLQNKQKAADVTNQSIVILLNNILPSHVVNLYLNSLAKHQLYYENYQMVSVMFAMLINFPMNLASLRVLNEIITEFDRLLTAYREYHVVEKIKVVGCTYMAACGLDFNLASNIRQSSHFRNSSLHFEVEQARTHRTTVGTTEDNYNEDVNNDEVVFMMTTFALDLMRTLSACNRAHSNSYFERSLSSAEICIGISSGEIMAGVVGASQPHYDIWGNPVNMASRMESTGLPGHIQVTEESAKILQEFDILCIYRGMTFVKGRGEIPTYFVGIDENLKFMSAKLANHSWSRRFSVMSSLTPNSQDTDSSDWDGSSDS; encoded by the exons ATCGACTGTGACCGCGACTTGTTTCAGCTGAGTTACATTGAGAGCAAGCTTTTTCACTACGAAATGAAAGATGATGTCTGCTTCACTCCGTGGTCCTTTACCAACATGATTTCCCTCATCCTCGGCGTAAGCTACACCTTCGCACGCATCCCGTTCGCCCTCAAGATATTCGTTAGCTGCTGCGAAGCCGTAGCCTTCGTGTTGATCGTGTTTTTCCAGTTCGCGTTCAACTTCCAGCACAGTGCTACCACAATCCCGTTTATGAAAGCGGAAGTATCGCACTGTCTTCGGGTGTGCATGATGTTGGCCACTATGTATGCAAAGGAGCGTCAATCCGAGTTCAACACAAAAATGAACTACAA GCTCAATGTTGATTTGCAGAATAAGCAAAAGGCGGCTGACGTTACAAACCAATCAATTGTAATCTTGCTCAATAATATTCTCCCTTCTCATGTTG TCAACCTCTACCTCAATTCGTTAGCCAAACACCAACTCTACTATGAAAATTATCAAATGGTATCGGTGATGTTCGCCATGTTAATCAATTTCCCAATGAATTTGGCCAGCTTACGAGTGCTAAACGAAATCATAACTGAATTTGATAGACTG TTGACGGCATACAGGGAATATCATGTAGTTGAGAAAATCAAGGTCGTCGGTTGCACTTACATGGCAGCATGTGGATTGGATTTCAATTTGGCATCAAACATCCGTCAAAGCAGTCACTTTCGCAATAGTTCACTTCATTTCGAGG TTGAACAGGCGCGCACTCACAGAACGACTGTGGGCACCACCGAAGATAACTACAACGAAGATGTCAACAATGATGAGGTGGTGTTTATGATGACCACGTTCGCTCTGGACCTGATGCGAACCCTCTCGGCGTGCAACAGGGCCCACTCGAATTCTTATTTCGAGCGGTCTTTGTCCTCTGCAGAGATCTGCATTGGAATCTCCAGTGGCGAAATAATGGCCGGCGTGGTTGGCGCCTCCCAGCCGCACTACGACATTTGGGGAAACCCGGTCAATATGGCCTCCCGAATGGAATCAACGGGCCTGCCTGGGCACATCCAGGTGACGGAGGAGTCCGCCAAAATTCTCCAGGAGTTCGACATTCTGTGCATTTACCGCGGCATGACCTTTGTTAAGGGCCGTGGTGAAATACCCACATACTTCGTAGGCATCGATGAAAACCTGAAGTTCATGTCCGCGAAATTGGCCAATCACAGTTGGTCGAGACGTTTTTCAGTCATGTCTTCACTCACTCCAAACTCTCAAGATACAGATTCTTCTGATTGGGATGGCTCAAGTGATagttaa
- the LOC119546587 gene encoding adenylyl cyclase X E-like has protein sequence MISYLSVFYPLFIIVVVGLQVVAWSCAEYTKFTHLDSILAGITLLLVTGIMAINFYESFVIRHRWVLVFTSVLSAYVVVFADIAHVTYHYYKIHWPLNTTYDVFVLCMIYMFLPIPSIVGAALLATSVSAFYIGYFIFFPAGEPESLARNIHGTNTIFVDVFHYLGFNMMGIFFRIMNDIMVRASFLNRHQFIKEEMWLRHALRQESMLLDSILPPQIAKPIHDIIKNKITQSESGPDRIILGSPRRRENFMAIQIHPDVSILYADVVNYTHLTTTLSVEKLVKVLHDLYGRFDMAASTFNVQRIKFLGDCYYCVSGLTEPDPDHAKMAVSLGISMIANLQEVRIYTKFIWIQ, from the exons ATGATCAGTTACCTGAGCGTTTTCTATCCCTTGTTTATAATAGTAGTCGTCGGCCTTCAAGTAGTCGCATGGTCTTGCGCCGAG TATACCAAATTCACCCACCTGGATTCGATTTTGGCCGGGATAACATTACTTCTAGTTACTGGCATTATGGCTATTAATTTCTATGAGAGCTTTGTAATTCGTCATAGGTGGGTTTTGGTTTTTACCTCGGTCTTGTCTGCGTATGTTGTTGTATTTGCAG ATATTGCTCATGTCACATATCATTATTACAAGATTCATTGGCCTCTCAATACCACATATGACGTTTTTGTGCTATGCATGATTTACATGTTTTTGCCGATACCCTCGATCGTTGGAGCAGCCCTACTGGCCACCTCAGTCAGTGCTTTTTACATTGGctactttattttctttcCAGCGGGTGAACCAGAAAGCCTAGCGCGCAATATTCACGGCACTAACACGATATTTGTCGACGTATTCCACTACCTGGGTTTCAATATGATGGGGATATTTTTCCGCATCATGAACGACATTATGGTGCGCGCCTCCTTCCTGAACCGCCACCAGTTCATCAAGGAGGAGATGTGGTTGCGTCACGCCCTGCGCCAGGAATCAATGTTGCTGGACAGCATCCTGCCGCCTCAGATAGCAAAGCCCATCCATGATATcatcaaaaacaaaatcacCCAGTCAGAGAGCGGTCCCGACCGCATCATTCTGGGTAGTCCCCGAAGGAGAGAAAACTTCATGGCCATCCAGATCCATCCCGACGTCTCTATCCTTTACGCAGATGTGGTGAACTACACCCACTTGACAACGACTCTGTCGGTGGAGAAGCTAGTAAAGGTCCTCCACGACCTCTATGGCAGATTCGATATGGCTGCCTCTACTTTCAATGTGCAGCGCATCAAGTTCCTGGGTGACTGCTACTATTGTGTGTCTGGTTTGACGGAGCCTGACCCCGATCACGCCAAAATGGCCGTGTCCCTGGGCATTTCCATGATTGCCAACCTCCAGGAGGTGCG AATCTATACTAAGTTCATCTGGATCCAATGA